DNA from Ancylothrix sp. D3o:
TTTATTTCAAATGGGGTTAGGCATTTTAGCCGTCTTAACCTTGGGAGTGCTCAACCGCGTAATGATTGCCGAGTTAGCCATTCCCGCCACCATCACCGCCGCCACCATTACCGTATCGCAATTTGTGGCACCCTTGCGAGTTTTATTTGGGCAAATGTCCGATAGCAAACCGCTGTTTGGAACCCACCGCACCGGCTATGTTTTGATTGGGGCCGGTTTATTTGCAATTGCCTTATTTTTTGCTACTCAAATTATATGGCAATTAGGCAATGTTGTCAACGCTGCCGGTGGTTGGGTTTGGAACACTCAAACTTTTGGTTTAACGGCAGCTTTAGCCGGTATTTTCGCCCTTTATGGCACAGCAAGCTGCATAAGTTCCACCCCATTTTTTGCCTTATTAGTCGATGTTTCCGAAGAAGAAAATCGCGGCCAATTAATAGGCATTGTCTGGTCAATGATGACCGTAGGAATTGCGGCTGGAGGAATTACCAGTAAAGTCTTGTTAAAACGCTTAGAAGACAACAATGCCTCCTTAGAAATTATCCAATCAGCCATTAGCAACTTATTTCTGATTGTGCCGGCAATTGTTTTTATTTTAGCAGTAATTGCCACCTGGGGAGTCGAAAAAAAATACTCGCGTTATTCCACTCGCGTCAGCACAAGCAACCGCGAAGACAAAATCACATTAGGCATGGCAATTAAAATCCTCACTGCCAGCAAACAAACCGCCTTATTTTTCACCTTCATGCTGATAATGAGCATAAGTTTATTCATGCAGGAAGCAGTTTTAGAACCCTATGGCGGGCAAATTTTTGGAATGTCAATTCCCGAAACTTCGCTGTTAAATTCGTTTTGGGGAATTGGGATGTTAATGAGTTTAAGTGCCACCGGCTTTTACCTTGTTCCCCGCTTAGGAAAACGCAAAACCACGCAGTTAGGATGTTTGGCAACTTCAGTAAGTTTTCTGTTAATTATCTTGTCAGGATTTAGCGCCAATCAAGGATTATTAAAAGCCGCGATGGTATTATTTGGATTATCTGCGGGAGTTGCCACAACCGGCGCGTTGAGTTTAATGCTAGATTTAACTGCTGCTGAAACTGCCGGTACTTTTGTCGGGGCGTGGGGTTTAGCGCAGGCAATGGCGCGGGGAAGTGCTACAATTTTGGGGGGAATTGTTTTAGATATTGGTAAGAGTTTGTTTGGGGTGCCACTCCTTGCTTATGGCAGTGTTTTTGCAATTCAAGCAGTGGGAATGTTACTGGCAATTTGGTTTTTAAATTATGTCAATGTGCAGGAGTTTAAAGACAATGCTAATGCGGCTATTAAGGCAGTGATGGAGGGGCAATTGGATTAGCCACCGGTTAAAACCAGCATCGCCACCGATATCGCCACCAATATCGCCACCGATTAAAACCGGTGGCTACACGAAGAAAACCCCCGGAGGGGGTTAAAAAGTTAAAAGTTATAATTGAGTTGAGGAAGATGGATTTTTTTACAGAAATCTTGGAATTTTGCGATACAATTGCCGAAAAAATTGGCAAGCAATTGTTAGAAGATTTTGGCAAAGTGCAAGCAGACGAAAAAGCAGATGGCAGTTTAGTTACTCGTTCCGATAAATGGGCAGATATTGAAATTACCCAAGCAATAAAAGCCGCCTTTCCTACACACGGAATCTTAAGCGAAGAGGGAGATCATGTTTTCCCAGAAAACGAATATTGCTGGATTATTGACCCTTTAGACGGAACTACAAATTTTGCGCGGGGGATTCCTATTTGGGCAATTTCAATGGCTTTATTTCATCACGGAAGGCCGGTTTTTGGCTACGTTTCTTTACCTCCTCTGGGGCAAACATTCCATGCTTTTTCTGACCAAGCTTTTTTAAACAAACGCCCCATTCATACTAGCCAACGTCCCCCCGGCAAAAATGAATTTTTCAGCTTTTGTTCGCGCAGCATTGCCTCAATTGAGCATCCCTTTTCGTGTAAAATAAGAATGTTAGGAGTTGCCAGCTATAACTTTTTAAACGTGGCTGCCGGCTGGACATTAGGAGGAGTCGAAGCCACCCCGAAAATCTGGGATATAGCAGCAGTTTGGACAATTGTAAAAGCAGCCGGTGGTTGTTGGGTTTCCTTGGAATCAGAAACACTTTTTCCCTTAGAACCTGGCAAAGATTATAGCCAAAAAAACTACCCAACAATGGTAATCAGTAAAGAAGAATGGGGGCCGGTTTTTAAACCCCTAATTGCCGTAAAAAAATTCGGATAGTACCCCCTTTGCCTATCATTAAATATCAGCGTTCATATCTGCGTTCATCTGCGTTCATCTGCGGTTAAATAATCAATCATGCCAAAAGAAATCAGCCACAGGCCCATCTTTTAAAGGCCAATCTTGATCTGGATTAAGCAAAATTGAACGCTGAATAAAACCCGCATTATTAACTCTCCGCATCACCCGGCTAGGAATACCATAACCGTAAATAATATGACCTTTGCCGGCCAAAACCACCACCTGATAATCGGGGTTATTTTGAGCAAAATTTGCAATAGTTTCCGCCATTGTTTCATCCCACAAAACTTGTGCCAGAAAAAAATTATCAAAATTGGCACTATTACCATGACCGGCCCCAGAATGTTGTTTAAACACCTCCATCACCATATTTTTATATTCCGCATTATCCGTGCGAATTTCGGCATCTGAGGGAATATATAGCCGGTCTTCTGCGGTTAAACTTTGTAAACCCCCCCGCGCTACTTTTCGCGTCACTTCCGACGGCGTATTTAAAGCCAAAACCCGCAAATTATTAGCCTTCGCAAAACGCAAAATCGGTGCATACAACTCCCAATCAAAACCCCAACGTTTGTTATATTCGCTTTTTTCAAACAACTCAACTTCGCTAATTTTTCCCGCCAAATAATCATCAATTACGCCTTGAAAAGGCCGCTGAAACATCTCCATAGCAATAGCAATTTTAGGATTTTTGCTATGTAATTGTTGGATGATTTGTAATTGGGCTTTGTGATCAGCTTCGCTGTCGTGAGTTTCTCCCAAATACACAACATTTGCTTTTT
Protein-coding regions in this window:
- a CDS encoding BCD family MFS transporter translates to MTAENLSNFDQTQPPQPVILPQIKLLTMFRLGLFQMGLGILAVLTLGVLNRVMIAELAIPATITAATITVSQFVAPLRVLFGQMSDSKPLFGTHRTGYVLIGAGLFAIALFFATQIIWQLGNVVNAAGGWVWNTQTFGLTAALAGIFALYGTASCISSTPFFALLVDVSEEENRGQLIGIVWSMMTVGIAAGGITSKVLLKRLEDNNASLEIIQSAISNLFLIVPAIVFILAVIATWGVEKKYSRYSTRVSTSNREDKITLGMAIKILTASKQTALFFTFMLIMSISLFMQEAVLEPYGGQIFGMSIPETSLLNSFWGIGMLMSLSATGFYLVPRLGKRKTTQLGCLATSVSFLLIILSGFSANQGLLKAAMVLFGLSAGVATTGALSLMLDLTAAETAGTFVGAWGLAQAMARGSATILGGIVLDIGKSLFGVPLLAYGSVFAIQAVGMLLAIWFLNYVNVQEFKDNANAAIKAVMEGQLD
- a CDS encoding inositol monophosphatase family protein, whose product is MDFFTEILEFCDTIAEKIGKQLLEDFGKVQADEKADGSLVTRSDKWADIEITQAIKAAFPTHGILSEEGDHVFPENEYCWIIDPLDGTTNFARGIPIWAISMALFHHGRPVFGYVSLPPLGQTFHAFSDQAFLNKRPIHTSQRPPGKNEFFSFCSRSIASIEHPFSCKIRMLGVASYNFLNVAAGWTLGGVEATPKIWDIAAVWTIVKAAGGCWVSLESETLFPLEPGKDYSQKNYPTMVISKEEWGPVFKPLIAVKKFG
- a CDS encoding ChaN family lipoprotein; protein product: MTKFLAFSLGFLLLCTGTAEAQKITSPVEQQIYTREQFFPLLEKANVVYLGETHDSEADHKAQLQIIQQLHSKNPKIAIAMEMFQRPFQGVIDDYLAGKISEVELFEKSEYNKRWGFDWELYAPILRFAKANNLRVLALNTPSEVTRKVARGGLQSLTAEDRLYIPSDAEIRTDNAEYKNMVMEVFKQHSGAGHGNSANFDNFFLAQVLWDETMAETIANFAQNNPDYQVVVLAGKGHIIYGYGIPSRVMRRVNNAGFIQRSILLNPDQDWPLKDGPVADFFWHD